In Oncorhynchus tshawytscha isolate Ot180627B linkage group LG06, Otsh_v2.0, whole genome shotgun sequence, the following are encoded in one genomic region:
- the LOC112252336 gene encoding cholesteryl ester transfer protein-like, with protein sequence MDKCLMTLPVLLLFLGLVGISRSCLNPVSAYRFTGAVCRLTYSAAVVLNEKTSKVIQADPGCSSMNSEKSILFAGKVKYGHTNLEIHNLSIGRSEFELKQGKGIEIAISKVSAVSKGTIQYENGSWLVNVGHSVDFEIESHIDLGINPKLYCGKENVAADTSVCYLTIHKLNLLLLGDKEPGWLKRLFTDFITFTVKLVIKSQICKEINNVANILVDFIQERAEQFLSDGDISMNIGVTSAPVITSQYIESYHKLQCIPLHYFCLASIYMVDDDAQYQLLLYMLGYLCAEFYLLF encoded by the exons ATGGATAAGTGTTTGATGACACTCCCAGTCCTGCTGCTGTTCCTGGGCCTGGTTGGGATATCCCGCTCCTGTCTGAATCCTGTCTCTGCATACAGATTCACTGGGGCTGTCTGTAGGCTGACCTACTCTGCAGCAGTGGTCT TAAATGAGAAGACCTCCAAGGTGATCCAGGCTGATCCAGGCTGTTCAAGCATGAACAGCGAGAAGTCTATTCTCTTTGCTGGAAAGGTTAAATATGGGCATACCAA TCTGGAGATCCATAACCTGTCGATTGGGCGGAGTGAGTTTGAGCTGAAGCAAGGTAAAGGCATTGAGATTGCTATCTCCAAAGTGTCTGCTGTTTCCAAGGGAACCATCCAGTATGAAAATGGCAGCTGGCT TGTCAACGTGGGACATTCAGTAGATTTTGAAATTGAGTCACATATTGATCTCGGCATTAACCCTAAACTTT ATTGTGGAAAAGAGAATGTTGCCGCAGACACCTCAGTCTGTTACCTTACCATCCACAAGCTCAATCTCCTGCTGCTGGGAGACAAAGA ACCTGGCTGGCTGAAGAGGCTGTTTACAGACTTTATCACCTTCACAGTGAAGTTGGTTATTAAAAGCCAG ATCTGCAAGGAGATCAATAATGTGGCAAACATACTGGTTGACTTCATACAAGAACGAGCAG AGCAATTCCTTAGTGATGGTGACATCAGCATGAATATTGGTGTAACATCTGCCCCTGTCATCACATCACAGTACATTGAATCATATCACAAGTTGCAGTGTATACCCCTTCATTATTTTTGTTTAGCATCCATTTATATGGTAGATGATGATGCACAATATCAACTGTTATTGTATATGTTAGGGTATCTATGTGCAGAGTTTTACCTGCTGTTCTGA